The Streptomyces sp. HUAS MG91 sequence CTTCGTCGAGGACCTCAGGGAAGGCCTCGCGGCGGTGCTGGCCGCCCAAGGGTGACATCGGGTTGATAGGCAAGCGACGGGTTGCCTATGGTGGAGCGGTGGCCGATGACGTTTTCAAAGCCTTGGCCGACCCCACCCGCCGCACCATCCTCGACGAACTGACGCAGGCGTCCGGACAGACACTGTTCGAGATCTGTTCCCGGCTGAGCACGAGGCACGGGCTCGGCATGTCGCGGCAGGCGGTCTCGCAGCATCTCGCGGTGCTGGAGTCCGCGGGCCTCGTCGAGACCCGGCGGGAGGGCCGCTACAAGTTCCACGACCTGAACACGGCTCCGTTGCGGCAGATCACCGAACGATGGCTCGCGCACGACCCGTACGGCCCCGAGGAGAGCACCCCATGAAGATCCACATGACCAGCGTCTTCGTCGACGACCAGGCGAAGGCCGAGCACTTCTACACCGAGATCCTCGGCTTCCGGAAGAAGCACGACATCCCGCTGGGCGAGGGTGCCCGCTGGCTCACCGTCGTCTCCTCCGAGGA is a genomic window containing:
- a CDS encoding metalloregulator ArsR/SmtB family transcription factor; translated protein: MADDVFKALADPTRRTILDELTQASGQTLFEICSRLSTRHGLGMSRQAVSQHLAVLESAGLVETRREGRYKFHDLNTAPLRQITERWLAHDPYGPEESTP